The region TAAAAAATGAACCTCATTTAATAGAGTCTTATAAATTATATCATAAAAATGTATGGCCAGAAATTTTAGAAAGCATAAAAGAATCTGGTGTTGAGTCTGCTGAAATTTATCTGGTTCAGAACAGACTATTTATGATTTTAGATACTAATGAAAGCTTTACCTTAGAACGAAAAGCAGAAATGGATAGTAAAAATGAAATTGTACAGAAATGGGAAAACCTAATGCGGCAATATCAACAACCGCTTCCAAAAGTTAATACAAACCAAAAATGGATGCTTATGGATTGCATCTTTAAAATATAAATAAAGTAATAACTTTTTAACTTATGGCATTTAACACCAAATATCCATCTATAGATGATCTTAGAACACGAGCACAACAACGTATGCCGCGCTTTGCTTTTGAATATTTAGATGGTGGTTGTAATGAAGACGTAAACTTACTTAGGAATACTTCCGAACTAAGAGATGTACAATTACGTCCAAATTATTTAAGAGCCCATAAGGGGGCTAATACTAAAACAACATTGTTTGGTATAGAATACGATGCTCCTTTTGGGATCGCACCCGTAGGTTTACAAGGACTTATGTGGCCAAATTCTCCTGAAATTCTGGCTAAAGCTGCACACCACCATAATATTCCTTTTATTTTAAGTACAGTGACTACAAGTAGTATAGAACGTGCTAGCGAATTAACAGAAGGTAAATCTTGGTTTCAATTGTATCATCCAACAGAAAATAGTTTACGAGACGATATTATAAAAAGAGCAGACGCTGCTCATTGTCCAGTATTAGTAATTTTGTGCGATGTTCCAACATTTGGTTTTAGACCAAGAGATATTAGAAATGGTTTAGCCATGCCACCAAAGATGAGTATTCAGAATATTTTACAAGTCCTAAGTAAACCTAGTTGGGCTTTAAATACATTAAGATATGGACAACCTAATTTTGAAACCTTAAAACCATATATGCCAAAAGGATTAGATTTAAAACAATTAGGTAAATTTATGGATCAAACATTTTCTGGGCGTTTAAATGCAGAAAAAATTAAACCTATTCGTGATATGTGGAAAGGTAAATTAGTGATTAAAGGCGTGGCTTGTCATGAAGATGCAGAAGAAGCAATTCGTTTAGGATTAGATGGCATCATTGTATCTAATCATGGAGGTAGACAGCTAGACGCCGGAGAATCTACAATAAAACCTTTAGCATCTATTGCTGAAAAATATGGAGATCAAATTACTGTCATGATGGATAGTGGTATTCGCTCAGGACCAGATGTTGCGAGGGCTCTAGCTACTGGAGCTAAATTTACATTTATGGGTAGGAGCTTTATGTATGGTGTAGGTGCGCTTGGTAATCAAGGTGGCGATCATACAATATCTCTATTAAAAGCAGAATTACAACAAGTTATGGAGCAATTATGTTGTGAAAAAGTATCAGATTTTCCCAACCATTTAATTAAATAAATCTTAAAAATCATTTAAAACAAATAAACTATGAGTACGAATTATGAAACGCGTTATGCGTCAAGTCCAGAAACGGTAAAGACCTATGACACTGAAAAATTACGCAAGGAATTTTTAATAGATAATTTAATGGCAGCAGGTTGTATTAATTTAACCTATTCCCATTACGACCGTTACATAGCAGGATCTGCAGTACCTACCACAAGTGCATTAACATTAGAAGCTATAGACCCCTTAAAAGCTGCTTTTTTCCTAGAACGCAGAGAACTCGGCATTATCAATGTTGGAGGAGAAGGATCTGTAACTGTAGATGGTACCAAATATGAGTTGGGATTAAAAGATGCCTTATATGTAGGTATGGGTAATAAAGAAGTTGTTTTTGCTAGCAAAGATGCAAAACAGCCCGCAAAATTCTACCTTAACTCAGCCCCAGCACATGTTAATTATCCGACTAAAAAGGTAAGCAAATCAGATGCTAATAAAATAGAATTAGGGTCTTTAGAAACAGCCAATCACCGAACAGTAAACCAAATGATAATAGGAGGTATTGTAACTACCTGTCAGCTTCAAATGGGAATGACCGAATTAAAAACAGGAAGTGTTTGGAATACCATGCCAGCCCACGTGCATGATAGACGCATGGAAGTTTATTTTTACTTAGATATTCCAGAAGACCAAGCGGTATGTCATTTTATGGGAGAACCACAAGAAACACGTCATGTATGGATGCAGAACGATCAGGCAATAATCTCACCACCATGGTCTATACATTCTGGGTCAGGTACTTCAAATTATACTTTTATATGGGGAATGGCAGGAGAGAACTTAGATTATAACGATATGGACGTTGCAAAAATAACTGAATTACGATAAAATAAAACAAAGAGAATGTCAACTAAATTATTCGATTTATCAGGAAAAGTAGCGCTTATAACTGGAGGAGTTCACGGTCTAGGTATGGCTATGGCTAAAGGATTAGCACACGCGGGAGCTACCATAGTGGTTAACGATTTATCATCTAATGCAATCGATAACGCTATTGCGGAATATAAGGCAGAAGGAATAGAAGCTCATGGTTATGTATTTAATGTTACCGACGAATCTCAAGTTAAAGAAGGAGTAAAAAAAATAGAATCGGAAGTAGGACCTATTGATATTTTAATTAATAACGCAGGTATAATAAAACGAACTCCTATAATAGATATGGAAGTAGAAGATTTTGCAGCTGTTATTAATGTAGATTTAATTTCTCCATTTATAGTTTCTAAAACAGTAGTAAAAGGGATGATTGAGCGTGGAGGCGGAAAGATTATAAATATTTGCTCGATGATGAGTGAGTTGGGTCGTGATTCGGTTAGTGCCTATGCCGCAGCCAAAGGCGGTTTAAAGATGTTAACTAAAAATATGGCCACAGAATGGGCAAAATATAATATTCAAACCAATGGAATAGGACCAGGATATTTTGCTACATCACAAACGGCACCAATACGTGTAAATGGGCATCCGTTTAACGATTTTATAATAAGCAGAACCCCTGCCGCACGTTGGGGAGATCCTGAAGATTTACAAGGGACAGCCATTTTCTTAGCATCAAAAGCAAGTGATTTTGTTAATGGCCATGTAGTATATGTAGATGGAGGAATTTTAGCAACTATAGGTAAACCTTCAAACGAGGATTAAAATGAAAGATAAGTTTATATATACATGTATTGCAATTTCAATACTCTGTACAAGTTGCGATACTGAAAAAAAGGAGAATCGTTTATTTACCGTAAAAAACACGCTAGAATTATCTAGAAGTTTTGAAACTGTAGAAATATCTAAAAGCGAAATAGAATTAGAGGCAGGAGAGAATTTTGAAGATTTAAGTATACAAGATGTAGAGACAAAAACAATTTTAGTGTCTCAATTTGTAGATGAGGATCAGGATGGAGTATCTGATGTTTTGTTATTTCAACCGGAATTAGATCCAAAATCAGAAAAACAATTTGCATTGGTTAAAAGTAACACAAGCACAACGCAAGATACTATCGCCTATTGTTATTCAAGATTTGTACCAGAACGCACAGATGATTATACTTGGGAAAACAATAAAGTTGCATTTAGAACATACGGACCCCAAGCTCAAAAAATGATTGAAGATTCTATACCAGGAGGAACTTTATCTAGCGGAATAGATGCTTGGTTAAAAAAAGTAGAGTATCCCATTATAGATAAATGGTATGCGAAGAATGCAAAAAATCCAGGAGCTTACCATATAGATCATGGGGAAGGTTTAGATAATTTTCATGTAGGTTCAAGTCGAGGAGTAGGAGGGTCTGCTGTAAAGATAGATACCTCCTATTATATTTCTAAAAATTTCACAGACTGGAAAAGAATAAGCACAGGTCCAATACGAACAAGTTTTGTGTTAGATTATGCAGATTGGGATGCTGCAGGGCAAACCATCTCAGAAGAGAAACACATTTCTTTAGACTACGGAAATAATTTATCAAGATTTGAAATACATGTATCAGGAACAGATGAATTGTCAGTAGGTTTAACTTTACATGATAACGAAGGCACAATAACAGAAACCGTATCAGAAGGATGGATTTCATATTGGGAATCTAATTATTTCAATTCAGAATTAGGTACAGCAGTAGTAGCCCCAAAAGGTGTGATGCAATCATCAGAGTATTATGTAACCTCGATGAAAGATAGAAGTAATCTCTACGCACAACTTAAGGTGAATGATAATAAAGTCGTATATTACGCTGGTTTTGCTTGGAAGGAGTCACAACAATATCCAACCAAAGCATCATGGGAGACGTATTTACGTGAATTTTCACAGAAAATAAACACACCATTAGAAGTTACATTTAATAAGTAAGAACAAAACGAATTGAAAGCGGTTTCAAGATTTCGGTTTTGAAACCGCTTTCTTTTTTAATACATATAAATATGTCATTATATCCAATAAAATTCACTCCGTTATATAAATACAGAATTTGGGGTGGTGAGAAATTAAAAACAGTATTGCATAAAGATTACCAAGAAGATCATATTGGTGAATCTTGGGAGATATCAGATGTAAAAGGAGATGAAACTGTAGTTAGTGAAGGTGTCCTAAAAGGAAAAACTTTAAGAGCTTTAATTGAAGCATATAAAGAAGATGTAGTAGGAAAAACAGTATATAATGTGTTTGGTGCCGAATTTCCATTATTAATTAAATTTATAGACGCCAAAACTCCTTTATCCATTCAAGTACATCCAAGTAACGAAATAGCTAAAGAACGTCACAATTCATTTGGTAAAAACGAAATGTGGTATGTTATGGAAGCAGAAAAGGATGCAGAACTAATAGTAGGGTTTAATCAACAAGTAGATAAAACGTCGTATGTAAAAGCATTAGTGTCTGGTCAGATTCTAGATGTATTAAATAATGATACCGTTTCAAAAGGCGATACGTATTACATCCCAACAGGTCGTATTCATGCAATAGGTGCAGGTGTTATGTTGGCAGAAATTCAGCAAACATCAGATATTACTTATCGTATTTATGATTACGATCGTGTAGATGCAACCACGGGAAAGACAAGAGAACTTCATACCGAGTTAGCTGTCGATGTAATAGATTATAGTGTAAGCGATAGTTATAAAACAAAATACACTAAACCAGATCACGCAACTAATACATTAGTACACTCACCATACTTTAAAACTAATATAGTAAATGTAAAAGGTGAAATGCAAAAAGATTATACTGCATTAGATTCTTTTGTTATATATATATGTGTAGAAGGCGAATTCGAATTAATTTGGAATGACGTTCCATATAAATTAGTAAAAGGAGAAACAATATTTCTTCCAGCTCTGATTGATGCAGTAACATTACAGTCTACTAATGCTGATGTTTTAGAAGTGTATTACTAAATGTGTAATCTGAACTCATTTTCATTTATTATAATATGATATAATAGAGGAAATGCGTTAAATGACTAAATTGTTTAGCAAATACTGAAAGTTTATGTGACCTAATAAAGAATTAAAGGAGACTGGCACACATTATAAAAGACAACTTAATAAAGTCTATTCACTTTTAATAGTTTTAGGATTTACTTTATTACTGTTGTAAACAAGCACTTTTAATATTTAATTTATCCAGAATTATTTAAGTTGCAAGCTAAAC is a window of Formosa sediminum DNA encoding:
- a CDS encoding type I phosphomannose isomerase catalytic subunit; amino-acid sequence: MSLYPIKFTPLYKYRIWGGEKLKTVLHKDYQEDHIGESWEISDVKGDETVVSEGVLKGKTLRALIEAYKEDVVGKTVYNVFGAEFPLLIKFIDAKTPLSIQVHPSNEIAKERHNSFGKNEMWYVMEAEKDAELIVGFNQQVDKTSYVKALVSGQILDVLNNDTVSKGDTYYIPTGRIHAIGAGVMLAEIQQTSDITYRIYDYDRVDATTGKTRELHTELAVDVIDYSVSDSYKTKYTKPDHATNTLVHSPYFKTNIVNVKGEMQKDYTALDSFVIYICVEGEFELIWNDVPYKLVKGETIFLPALIDAVTLQSTNADVLEVYY
- a CDS encoding alpha-hydroxy acid oxidase; the protein is MAFNTKYPSIDDLRTRAQQRMPRFAFEYLDGGCNEDVNLLRNTSELRDVQLRPNYLRAHKGANTKTTLFGIEYDAPFGIAPVGLQGLMWPNSPEILAKAAHHHNIPFILSTVTTSSIERASELTEGKSWFQLYHPTENSLRDDIIKRADAAHCPVLVILCDVPTFGFRPRDIRNGLAMPPKMSIQNILQVLSKPSWALNTLRYGQPNFETLKPYMPKGLDLKQLGKFMDQTFSGRLNAEKIKPIRDMWKGKLVIKGVACHEDAEEAIRLGLDGIIVSNHGGRQLDAGESTIKPLASIAEKYGDQITVMMDSGIRSGPDVARALATGAKFTFMGRSFMYGVGALGNQGGDHTISLLKAELQQVMEQLCCEKVSDFPNHLIK
- a CDS encoding L-rhamnose mutarotase, which encodes MKRYCFALDLKNEPHLIESYKLYHKNVWPEILESIKESGVESAEIYLVQNRLFMILDTNESFTLERKAEMDSKNEIVQKWENLMRQYQQPLPKVNTNQKWMLMDCIFKI
- the kduI gene encoding 5-dehydro-4-deoxy-D-glucuronate isomerase codes for the protein MSTNYETRYASSPETVKTYDTEKLRKEFLIDNLMAAGCINLTYSHYDRYIAGSAVPTTSALTLEAIDPLKAAFFLERRELGIINVGGEGSVTVDGTKYELGLKDALYVGMGNKEVVFASKDAKQPAKFYLNSAPAHVNYPTKKVSKSDANKIELGSLETANHRTVNQMIIGGIVTTCQLQMGMTELKTGSVWNTMPAHVHDRRMEVYFYLDIPEDQAVCHFMGEPQETRHVWMQNDQAIISPPWSIHSGSGTSNYTFIWGMAGENLDYNDMDVAKITELR
- a CDS encoding gluconate 5-dehydrogenase codes for the protein MSTKLFDLSGKVALITGGVHGLGMAMAKGLAHAGATIVVNDLSSNAIDNAIAEYKAEGIEAHGYVFNVTDESQVKEGVKKIESEVGPIDILINNAGIIKRTPIIDMEVEDFAAVINVDLISPFIVSKTVVKGMIERGGGKIINICSMMSELGRDSVSAYAAAKGGLKMLTKNMATEWAKYNIQTNGIGPGYFATSQTAPIRVNGHPFNDFIISRTPAARWGDPEDLQGTAIFLASKASDFVNGHVVYVDGGILATIGKPSNED
- a CDS encoding DUF4861 domain-containing protein; amino-acid sequence: MKDKFIYTCIAISILCTSCDTEKKENRLFTVKNTLELSRSFETVEISKSEIELEAGENFEDLSIQDVETKTILVSQFVDEDQDGVSDVLLFQPELDPKSEKQFALVKSNTSTTQDTIAYCYSRFVPERTDDYTWENNKVAFRTYGPQAQKMIEDSIPGGTLSSGIDAWLKKVEYPIIDKWYAKNAKNPGAYHIDHGEGLDNFHVGSSRGVGGSAVKIDTSYYISKNFTDWKRISTGPIRTSFVLDYADWDAAGQTISEEKHISLDYGNNLSRFEIHVSGTDELSVGLTLHDNEGTITETVSEGWISYWESNYFNSELGTAVVAPKGVMQSSEYYVTSMKDRSNLYAQLKVNDNKVVYYAGFAWKESQQYPTKASWETYLREFSQKINTPLEVTFNK